AAGTATTGAATGGGGTTGCCCGGCTGGGGATGAATGAGCTCGAACAACTCGCAGATAAAGTTCTCGCTCTACAAGCTCAACATCGAGCGCGCAGTTTGCCTAAAAACGAAGCCGAGCTGCTGCAAAAAATTAATCAGGGCTACCGCCTGAGGTTCGAAAGCGCTATGCAGAATTGAATGCCAAGCTGCATGAAGAAACCATAGCGCCGGAAGAGCATCAGGAACTGCTGCAGTTGATTGATCGCATCGAGCTCGCTGATGCAGAACGGCTGCAGCATTTGATCGAGTTGGCGCGTATCCGGAATGTGTCCGTTGATATGCTGATGAACCAATTAGAGATTCGCCGGCCTGCCCATGCCTAGCGCTTACATTCCGGTTGACAAGCAACGAGCCGTTATTAAACGAGCAGAAGGACGCTGTGAATACTGCCAGAGCATGGCAGATTACGCCACCGAGACATTCGCTGTGGAGTATGTCATGCCGGTGAGTCGTGGTGGCACAAGCGAGCTTGATAATCTGGCATTGTCGTGCTCGGGATGCAATGGTCATAAATATAACAAGACTGAAGCGCTTGACCCCGCTGATGGGAAACTCGTTCCGCTTTTCAATCCCAGGCAACAGAAATGGAAAAGCTTTTCGAAAACACTCCGGAAATCATTAGTGCAGCAGCAAAAAGTCCGCTTGGGCTGTTCGCGCTCATGATTTTGGCGCTTGCCGTTCTCGGCTTTTTCTTTTTTCGACGGGCATCAGAAGGAACCCGTGTCACCGTCTTTGTGCTCATGTTTGTTGGCGTCGTCGCCTTCGGTATCGCCATCTTTGACGCCAGCCATCCCCCTTCCGGCGAATCTCTGGTTCCGAACCAGGAAATCGAGCAACTCGGTGACCAGAAGCTTGCCGAGCGGCAGGTGCAACTCGAACAGAAGTTGCGTGAGATGGAGGAGGCGCTCCAGCGCGAGAAAAATAGAGGACAGCAATCCGAACGAACTCAGGAATTGCCAGCTCAATATGCCAACATTGGCGGCACTTGGTATGGAGGCGGTGGCGTGTCCTATCTCATTCAGCAGTTCGGGACGGCAGTGACGATACAAGAAATAAGTCCTATCTATGGCGTCACTGCTGCCGGGCAAGGAACGATTACCGGACGAGATATAAGTCTTTCGTATCGCACCGTGTTTGGCACGATGGGAAGCGCTCAGTTTAAAGTATCTGCGGATGGACGGCAATTAACGGGCACGTTTACCGATTTAGCTTCGGGGTTTTCCTTGTCCACCACTCTATATGGATAATCGTGTGAGAAAAAGAGGCCTGCTGATGTCCAAAAATTTCTGGAATCAAGTTAATTCCCTCACCCACGCCGCCGAGCCTTTCGCCATTGCCACGGTGGTGCGCTGCGAAAAACCCACCTCGGCCAAGCCGGGAGCGAAGGCGATCATCACCTCAAACGGTGCGCTGCGCGGTTGGATCGGTGGGGCTTGTGCCGAGCCGATTGTCCGGCAGGAAGCCATGAAAGCGCTTGGCGATGGCAAACCGCGCTTCTTGCGCATCGGCCCATCGGTGTCAGACGAAGTCAAATCCGAAGCCGGTGTAATTGAGTTTTTAATGACCTGTCACAGCGGAGGCACTTTGGAAATTTACATTGAACCCGTCTTGCCGCAGCCGCAATTGCTGTTGATCGGCGAATCGCCGGTGGTGGAAACGCTGGCGCGACTGGGACGCGCAGTTAATTTCTCCGTCATCGTCATCGATCCCGACGCCACGCAAGAACGCTTTGCGGAGGCCGACAAAATTTTTACCGAGCTTGATCTATGCCAGCTCAAATTCACGCCGCAAACTTACATCGTGGTTGCCACGCACGGCAAATATGATGAGCGCGCGCTCGAGCAAATTCTCGCAACGGAGGCGCCTTACATCGCTTTCGTCACCAGCAAGAAACGCGGGCAGGCGGCGATCGACTATTTGCGTGAGATCGGCATATCGACGGAAAAACTGGCGCGCATCAAATTCCCTGCGGGTTTGGACATCGGCGCGCAAACGCCGGATGAAATTGCCGTCAGCATTTTAGCCGAAATTGTGCAAATACGGCGCCGGCCTCCATCAATCAAGTTGCCGATCATGAATGTGAGCGCGCCACAGCCGGCCGCCATTGTCGTTGAAATGAAAGGGCAAGCCAAAGATCCGATTTGCGGCATGATGGTGGAGATCGCCACGGCGCGATACACCTCGATTTACGAAGATGACACGTACTATTTCTGCTGCGCCCATTGCAAGCAGAAATTTGATCGAGAACCGGAGAAGTACGTGGAGCAGGTGGCCGGTAAAGCGTGATAAGTAAAACGTAACATGTAATCCGTAAATTACGCATTACGTGTTACGCATTACGCATCACGCCTCACGTTTTAAACCTTGCGCAAGGAGTTTTTACATGCACTTCGAAGGCAAGCAAACCCTCGAGCTTTCGCAAGCCAAGGCCTGGCAATTTCTCACCGATCCGAATCAAGTCGGCCAATGCGTGCCGGGATTACAATCCATCGCCGTCGTCGACGCGACGCATTTCAATGCCGAAGTCGGTTTCGGCGTCGGGTCGTTCAGCGCCACATTCACGATCAACGTCGAATGGCTGGAATTGCAGGCGCCCAACCGCGCGCGCATGAAAATGCACGGCAGCGCCTCGAACAGCGTGGTCGATGGCGAAAGCGAGATGAAGCTGACCCCGATTGACGAAAAAACGACGAGTCTGGATTGGACGGCCGACGTCAATATTGGCGGCACGCTGGCTTCCGTGGCCAATCGGCTGATGGGTGGCGTGACGCAGCGATTGACGCAAAAGTTTTTTGATTGTGTGAAGGAGAAAATGGAAGGGGAAGGGCGTCCCCCCAAGCCTCCGAAGAAAAAGAAGCTGCGGCGCTTTCGTTTAACCAGGAAAAAGAAAAGCTCGTGACGATGGTCTTGTTTGCATTTTGCAGGAGAAATGCGTATCATTTAATGGGGAATTGAATTTGAGGTGTAACCATGACACGTGAAGCCATTATCGCCGACGTTAAAAAGAAATACGCCAATGCCGATGAAGCGACCATCGATGCCGTGCTGCGAACTTTGCAAGAGACAAAGTTTGGTTGGCGTTTGCCGGAGCAAGCGTCTGCAGTGGATACAGCAGCTCAGCAAATTGCGAGGAGCTCTAAGCCACAACTTAAATTTATTGGAGAAAACCTTGCTCCCGAAGAGTACCGCAAACTCTCTTTTGAAGAACGCGGCGATCTCAAGCTCCAATTGAAAGAGCAAAATCGCAAATGGCTCGAAGAAAAATTTGCCAGCTTGCAGGCGGCTTGGATAATGGTGCTTGATGGAGAGGTTATTGCATTTGACGACAGCCTTGACAGTTATCCGCAAATAGAGGAAATTCGTGAAATTAGCTCTCGTCATGGAAAACGGCCTTTCATCTTCATCAACGATTTATTCATTGCAATAGAGGAAAGCTCCCTCGACTGGCATTCAACCGTTTATCGCAATGATTTTTATCCGACAGTAGCAAGCACTTTGCGCACACCTACAGAATCAACAGCCCTTGCTGCAGACTTTGACACTGGCGCGAGTTCAAGCTTTGTCGATCGCGATCTCCTTATCGCGCACCATATCGTTGAAATGGACGAAGAACGCGAGCCGGATGCTTCCAGGCACCTCGGCCAAACCTTTAAATATCTCAGACAGCCGTTTGATGTCGAAGTGATATTGCCAACTGGCGAAGTGCTTAGTCGAAAAATGTCGATAAATTGCGTAACTGGCGGGCGTAACAGTCCGTTTGTTCAAATCAATCCTCATCGCACAGTTCTTGCGGGGCGTGATCTCTTTTTGAAATTGCAACCGCGTATTTTGTTGGATTTCGCCAACCGTCGCACCAGGCTCGTTGCCCCAGAGCAAGCATAAAATTTTTGAAGAATCTCAATGCCCTCCTTTTCCTCCATCGACGACATCCAACAAGCGCTGCAAGCGCAAAGCTACATCGCCGAGCGCGGGCTGGCCACGGCGATTTTTCTCGCGCTGAAATTGCGCCGGCCGTTGTTTCTTGAAGGCGAGGCCGGCGTCGGCAAAACCGAAGTCGCCAAGGCG
This DNA window, taken from candidate division KSB1 bacterium, encodes the following:
- a CDS encoding HNH endonuclease is translated as MPSAYIPVDKQRAVIKRAEGRCEYCQSMADYATETFAVEYVMPVSRGGTSELDNLALSCSGCNGHKYNKTEALDPADGKLVPLFNPRQQKWKSFSKTLRKSLVQQQKVRLGCSRS
- a CDS encoding XdhC family protein, translated to MSKNFWNQVNSLTHAAEPFAIATVVRCEKPTSAKPGAKAIITSNGALRGWIGGACAEPIVRQEAMKALGDGKPRFLRIGPSVSDEVKSEAGVIEFLMTCHSGGTLEIYIEPVLPQPQLLLIGESPVVETLARLGRAVNFSVIVIDPDATQERFAEADKIFTELDLCQLKFTPQTYIVVATHGKYDERALEQILATEAPYIAFVTSKKRGQAAIDYLREIGISTEKLARIKFPAGLDIGAQTPDEIAVSILAEIVQIRRRPPSIKLPIMNVSAPQPAAIVVEMKGQAKDPICGMMVEIATARYTSIYEDDTYYFCCAHCKQKFDREPEKYVEQVAGKA
- a CDS encoding carbon monoxide dehydrogenase subunit G — translated: MHFEGKQTLELSQAKAWQFLTDPNQVGQCVPGLQSIAVVDATHFNAEVGFGVGSFSATFTINVEWLELQAPNRARMKMHGSASNSVVDGESEMKLTPIDEKTTSLDWTADVNIGGTLASVANRLMGGVTQRLTQKFFDCVKEKMEGEGRPPKPPKKKKLRRFRLTRKKKSS